A section of the Engystomops pustulosus chromosome 3, aEngPut4.maternal, whole genome shotgun sequence genome encodes:
- the LOC140122037 gene encoding uncharacterized protein, with amino-acid sequence MQESPELSLLNKSSLFLPLPIDPKSPNGRYVQCPATGQVYCMSTGSIYLNSSQIDPLPTSISSLNERKDSKSFSGNPSSCTMKKSLNTRSSDKPADSEGAITVPNIKKNTNEDQAVKNDISKTQSNKAPYLINAGKQMQDALTIPNNQSNSIAKNKNEYEPVLDSTVSTNSPNVKSNSKAAKRKHKNRKKKDKKTKMEKSQQTQELLYTSSIKNSLQLSKSKTEKQNNSTLLPLIKPTTSILKKSSNTENPTQGTWVTTSALRTILKPVIKKQSKKEYNNSNNSGYNPVIKPKKKSFRYYITYLKPMTEPMEPIKIDLSHLLFPQSAPPFISGKKFPRNSKSTFPPPSSNILMNRCSSKPAAKPSLYLSRKDHEMINFEKKIRKKTNRSKASVKKFNGFTSVWRFLKPFNRKPHHHFKKKRRSLQGQYKNCIMASSVYEIIHSRFAKNTNEHMPASQIRTLLSTGVRKLRKRQRWVRLMEEEAIEKYKNMIFVKNKQKLDVEYYDVLHHPEKSWLVSYGRWVINHKSKECWPLLVRCLHKYPDSTLREACKHRSFCLKWDGTSYTLRVDHAYYTQIQCHMAVTDTSFAELIVHTHKEMTVLPVYFDTDFWKKTEVTLETFFTTNILPFLKKAKNFSYLKKQPRRKNVRILGIPECYT; translated from the coding sequence ATGCAAGAATCTCCAGAATTATCTTTGTTAAATAAGTCAAGTTTGTTTCTGCCTTTGCCTATAGACCCAAAAAGCCCAAATGGAAGGTATGTACAATGTCCAGCAACAGGACAGGTCTATTGTATGTCAACAGGCAGCATATACCTGAATAGCTCACAAATTGATCCACTACCTACCAGTATTTCATCTTTAAATGAAAGAAAAGATTCTAAATCATTTTCTGGCAACCCTTCATCATGCACAATGAAAAAATCCTTAAATACAAGAAGCTCAGATAAACCTGCAGACAGTGAAGGTGCTATAACAGTTCCAAACATTAAGAAGAATACAAATGAAGATCAAGCTGTCAAGAATGATATATCAAAAACACAGAGCAACAAAGCTCCTTATTTAATTAACGCAGGAAAACAAATGCAGGACGCTTTAACAATACCTAACAACCAAAGCAACAGCATTGCAAAAAACAAGAATGAATATGAACCAGTTCTAGATAGCACAGTTTCAACAAACAGTCCAAATGTCAAGAGCAATTCCAAAGCAGCCAAAAGGAAACACAAgaacagaaagaaaaaagataaaaaaacaaaGATGGAAAAATCTCAACAGACACAGGAACTATTGTATACAAGCTCTATAAAAAATTCACTGCAACTAAGCAAAAGTAAAACCGAAAAACAGAACAATTCTACTTTGCTTCCACTGATTAAACCCACTACATCAATCCTGAAAAAATCTTCAAACACTGAAAACCCTACTCAAGGAACCTGGGTCACAACTTCTGCATTACGGACCATTTTAAAGCCTGTAATAAAGAAACAAAGTAAAAAAGAATACAATAATTCTAATAATTCTGGTTATAATCCAGTTATTAAGCCGAAGAAGAAATCATTCAGATACTACATCACCTATTTGAAACCAATGACTGAACCAATGGAACCCATTAAAATTGATCTCAGCCACCTTCTGTTTCCACAGAGTGCACCACCTTTCATCAGTGGTAAAAAATTTCCACGAAATTCAAAAAGCACATTTCCACCACCCTCATCAAATATCCTTATGAACAGGTGTTCCTCCAAACCTGCAGCAAAACCATCTCTGTATTTAAGCAGAAAAGATCATGAGATgattaattttgaaaaaaaaataagaaaaaaaacaaatcgaAGTAAGGCGTCTGTGAAAAAGTTCAATGGCTTTACCAGTGTCTGGAGGTTCCTAAAACCATTTAATCGCAAACCACATCATCACTTTAAGAAGAAGCGAAGGTCTTTACAGGGCCAGTATAAAAACTGCATAATGGCTTCATCTGTTTATGAAATAATTCACAGTCGATTTGCTAAGAATACAAATGAGCACATGCCTGCATCACAGATAAGAACTCTGCTGAGCACGGGAGTTCGAAAACTGAGAAAAAGACAAAGGTGGGTCCGACTTATGGAAGAAGAAGCCATTGAGAAGTACAAGAATATGATCTttgtaaaaaacaaacagaaattaGATGTAGAATATTATGATGTGCTCCACCACCCAGAAAAGTCATGGCTTGTAAGTTATGGCCGATGGGTGATAAACCATAAGAGTAAAGAATGCTGGCCCCTGCTTGTGAGATGCTTACACAAGTATCCTGACAGTACACTGCGAGAGGCCTGCAAACATCGCTCCTTCTGCTTGAAGTGGGATGGGACATCTTACACCCTGCGAGTGGATCATGCTTACTACACTCAAATACAGTGTCATATGGCTGTGACTGATACCTCATTTGCAGAGCTAATTGTTCACACACATAAGGAGATGACTGTTCTCCCTGTATATTTTGACACTGATTTTTGGAAAAAGACAGAGGTAACACTGGAAACATTTTTCACAACTAACATTTTACCCTTCTTAAAGAAAGCCAAGAATTTCTCATACTTGAAAAAGCAACCTAGAAGAAAAAATGTCCGGATTCTAGGGATCCCAGAATGCTATACTTAA
- the LOC140120566 gene encoding uncharacterized protein — protein sequence MVPPEKKPSQKSVPGRSTQPAVNYTNLSEKRHPQGKGLQKTGTCAEFQQPQCASEPPKILNQQGAHPTARHKVTTGDSSNASRRATTGNGYRPTSKKSEATPDVPKRQATTPAVPVSGTQLSAGEIAKIERQTRGQRENPEWYSWRQNRITASLAHQISNSRFANQKTSAIPQSYLKAILGSAPHVQTAAMNWGIKNEKKAVNSYEKLASVSKGKEVQVEECGLFIHPTSNWLAASPDGIVKDRRTGETLNILEVKCPFKHREHTIREACKDRDFCLVLNGDSYTLKSKHAYYTQVQCQMAVTRISDADFVVYTKKETAVIPVKFDPEFWEAKESKLKRFYMEAVLPNVKHGGASPDDIRHKEAFTPEE from the coding sequence ATGGTGCCACCGGAAAAGAAACCTTCACAAAAATCTGTGCCAGGAAGAAGCACTCAACCTGCGGTAAACTATACCAATTTGTCAGAGAAAAGACATCCTCAAGGTAAAGGATTACAAAAGACTGGCACTTGTGCAGAATTTCAACAGCCACAGTGTGCCAGTGAACCACCTAAAATACTAAATCAGCAAGGTGCTCATCCAACAGCAAGACACAAAGTGACCACAGGAGACTCCTCAAATGCTTCAAGAAGAGCAACCACTGGAAACGGGTATAGGCCAACCTCAAAGAAATCAGAGGCTACCCCAGATGTCCCTAAAAGACAAGCAACAACGCCcgctgtacctgtatctggcactcaactttctgcaggagagATTGCTAAAATAGAACGACAGACACGCGGGCAGAGAGAGAATCCAGAATGGTATTCCTGGCGTCAAAACCGCATCACCGCATCTTTAGCACATCAAATATCTAACAGTAGATTTGCTAATCAAAAGACCAGTGCTATACCTCAGTCTTATCTAAAAGCTATACTGGGCTCAGCAcctcatgtgcaaactgctgccATGAACTGGGGTATCAAGAATGAGAAAAAAGCTGTAAATTCCTATGAGAAACTAGCATCAGTCAGTAAAGGCAAAGAAGTACAGGTAGAAGAATGTGGATTATTCATTCACCCAACCAGCAACTGGTTGGCTGCAAGTCCCGATGGGATAGTAAAAGACAGGCGTACAGGAGAGACCCTAAATATTTTAGAGGTCAAGTGCCCATTCAAACATAGGGAGCACACAATACGTGAAGCATGCAAAGACCGGGATTTTTGCTTAGTTTTGAATGGCGATTCCTATACTCTGAAATCAAAGCATGCTTACTACACGCAGGTACAGTGCCAGATGGCTGTTACACGAATAAGCGATGCAGACTTTGTTGTCTACACTAAAAAAGAGACTGCAGTTATCCCAGTGAAATTTGATCCAGAGTTTTGGGAAGCCAAAGAATCAAAGCTGAAAAGATTTTATATGGAAGCTGTACTACCCAATGTAAAACATGGGGGCGCCAGTCCAGATGATATCCGCCATAAAGAGGCATTTACCCCAGAGGAATAA